The following are encoded together in the Cicer arietinum cultivar CDC Frontier isolate Library 1 chromosome 2, Cicar.CDCFrontier_v2.0, whole genome shotgun sequence genome:
- the LOC101498172 gene encoding uncharacterized protein, with amino-acid sequence MGFIKNKKIIILFDSGATHSFISLSCAKALELTIFCLPFDLCVTTPAEKNLTTSTACLNSTLVYQNVHYDVDLVFLPMSGLDVILGMDWLSLNHAIINCSDKSILVAPQPMSIDSPHSSKCFESALACHKYLVEGAQGYMLLLSSKVEVEYN; translated from the coding sequence ATGGGttttattaagaataaaaagatTATCATATTGTTTGATTCAGGAGCGACACATTCCTTTATATCTTTGTCTTGTGCGAAAGCCTTGGAATTGACTATTTTTTGTCTACCTTTTGATTTATGTGTTACTACCCCTGCTGAAAAAAATCTTACTACCTCCACTGCATGCTTGAATTCTACTCTTGTTTATCAAAATGTGCATTATGATGTTGATTTGGTTTTTTTGCCTATGTCTGGATTAGATGTTATCCTCGGAATGGATTGGTTGTCGTTGAATCATGCAATTATAAACTGTTCTGATAAATCTATCCTTGTTGCACCTCAACCTATGAGTATTGATTCACCTCATTCGTCCAAATGTTTCGAGTCTGCTCTAGCTTGTCATAAGTATTTAGTTGAGGGAGCTCAAGGATACATGCTCTTACTTTCTTCTAAGGTAGAGGTTGAGTATAATTGa
- the LOC140919383 gene encoding uncharacterized protein, with translation MLKACLLDEGGSWDKYLPLVEFSYNNSYHSTIGMAPYEALYERKCRPPLCWCEIGEKSLLGPDLVQETTSRIQIIREMMRTTQSRQKSYVDRRRKPLKFQEGAHVFLRVTPKTEVGRSMKVKKLNPRFMGPFQILKRVGSVAYQLALPPQSSNLHDVFHVSQLRTYVSDNSHVIAPESVQLKDNLIFKPRPTRIIDKSTKTLRNKVIPLEDKNKDLYLFINSPGGEVISGMTIFDNIQFVEAEVQTVCVGLAASMRSLLLVGGEITKRLAFPHAWR, from the exons ATGCTCAAAGCTTGTCTTCTAGATGAAGGTGGGAGTTGGGATAAGTATTTACCTCTAGTAGAATTTTCTTATAACAACAGTTATCACTCTACCATAGgtatggcaccatatgaggctctTTATGAAAGGAAGTGTAGGCCGCCCTTGTGTTGGTGTGAAATTGGTGAGAAGTCTTTGTTAGGACCTGATTTAGTGCAAGAGACCACTAGTAGAATTCAAATAATTAGGGAAATGATGCGTACAACGCAAAGTAGGCAAAAGAGTTATGTTGACAGGAGAAGAAAACCATTGAAATTTCAAGAAGGGGCACATGTATTCTTAAGAGTCACTCCTAAGACTGAGGTGGGAAGGTCAATGAAAGTCAAAAAGTTGAACCCTCGTTTCATGGGTCCTTTCCAAATTCTAAAAAGAGTCGGGTCTGTTGCTTACCAATTGGCTCTTCCGCCACAATCATCTAATCTTCACGACGTATTTCATGTTTCTCAACTGCGAACATATGTGTCCGATAATTCACATGTGATAGCTCCTGAGTCAGTTCAATTGaaagataatttaatctttaagCCTAGACCTACTCGAATTATTGACAAGAGTACCAAGACTCTAAGGAATAAGGTGATCCC TTTAGAGGACAAGAACAAAGATTtgtatttgtttataaattctCCGGGCGGAGAGGTAATATCTGGAATGACAATTTTTGATAATATTCAATTTGTAGAAGCAGAAGTACAGACAGTATGCGTAGGATTAGCCGCTTCAATGAGATCGCTTCTTTTGGTAGGAGGAGAAATTACCAAACGTCTAGCATTCCCTCATGCTTGGCGCTAA